In Planctomycetaceae bacterium, the following proteins share a genomic window:
- a CDS encoding protease modulator HflC, with protein MKNVSILVLVVLIVGVMALYFVSFQVRQTETALVLTFGKPTRDINAPGWNWKWPAPIQTLVKYDSRQMLFEGVEEETVTKGGEPIIVQTYIVWQITEPRKFREAVRDVPGAEKLLKSRLRDVQNKIVGKHYFSEFVNTDRKQIKFSEIEGEMLEQLAEPVKTAYGININTVGIKMLKVSEKVTEDVFARMKADRNRKTEATKAQGSAEAMRIKSDADSKITELMAATEARAKAIRGEGDAEAAQYYKMLEADPEFAMFLREIETLKKTMKDRTTIVLPADAEPFKLLKEMPKIEPKQSGTK; from the coding sequence ATGAAAAATGTTTCAATTTTGGTTCTTGTAGTACTGATTGTCGGCGTAATGGCGCTTTATTTTGTTTCGTTCCAGGTGCGTCAGACGGAAACGGCATTGGTTTTAACCTTTGGCAAGCCGACGCGCGATATCAATGCTCCCGGCTGGAACTGGAAATGGCCTGCTCCGATACAGACGCTTGTTAAGTACGATTCAAGGCAGATGCTTTTTGAAGGCGTCGAGGAAGAGACGGTAACAAAGGGCGGAGAACCGATTATTGTTCAGACTTATATTGTATGGCAAATCACAGAGCCGAGGAAATTTCGTGAAGCCGTACGCGATGTTCCTGGCGCCGAGAAACTGCTCAAGAGCAGACTCCGTGATGTGCAGAACAAAATCGTCGGCAAACATTATTTCAGCGAATTCGTAAACACCGACCGCAAGCAGATTAAATTCAGTGAAATTGAAGGCGAAATGTTGGAACAGCTTGCCGAGCCGGTTAAAACAGCTTACGGCATTAATATTAATACTGTCGGAATCAAAATGCTCAAGGTTAGCGAAAAGGTTACAGAAGATGTTTTCGCAAGAATGAAAGCCGACAGGAATCGCAAGACCGAAGCGACAAAAGCACAGGGCAGTGCCGAAGCCATGAGAATCAAAAGCGATGCCGATTCGAAGATTACAGAGCTGATGGCAGCGACCGAAGCAAGGGCAAAGGCAATCCGCGGCGAAGGCGATGCTGAAGCGGCGCAGTATTATAAGATGCTTGAAGCAGACCCCGAGTTTGCGATGTTCCTTCGTGAAATCGAGACTTTGAAGAAAACTATGAAAGACAGAACAACGATTGTTCTGCCGGCCGATGCCGAGCCTTTCAAGCTGCTTAAAGAAATGCCGAAAATTGAACCTAAACAAAGCGGGACGAAATAA
- a CDS encoding protease modulator HflK, whose amino-acid sequence MSHDHNHNHDHESCCHHHHGHDIEVEELAVNELDAGSKSLANALHISFTVLKFIMIVLIIVFLCSGIFTVAPDERAMVLRFGKITGDTTEKRILGPGLHWAVPYPVDEIVKLPARNTVLRMSIDSFWYNETDQYGGQTLNPITDGYCITRNDTIADLRGGDSDYNIVHSKWQLVYRVSDCELFFKNVMLNTPDAGQDLIDVIPKSVEPFLRSLADEAIVVTMVNFSIDEAIKSDMQISKEAEKLLQKKLDDLECGIEVDAMQLTQCLWPRQVNDAFVASIKASNEMDKMVSEAKGYSESKINEAGGEDLINAVLSKDMTDEQKEVTWLKASGTTQQTIAEARAYRTKVVESAKANADYLQKLLPEYQKRPKLVIQRIYQDAIEEVLSNAQEKIIAQPDSAAKNREFRVLINRDPTIKQTKDKK is encoded by the coding sequence ATGAGCCACGACCATAATCATAATCACGACCACGAAAGTTGCTGCCACCACCATCACGGGCACGATATCGAGGTTGAAGAACTTGCCGTAAACGAGCTTGACGCCGGCAGCAAGAGCCTGGCCAACGCTTTGCATATAAGTTTTACGGTACTGAAATTTATAATGATTGTTCTGATAATTGTGTTTCTGTGTTCAGGAATCTTCACGGTAGCGCCGGACGAACGCGCTATGGTATTAAGGTTCGGGAAAATCACCGGCGACACGACAGAAAAGAGGATTCTCGGCCCCGGTCTTCACTGGGCGGTTCCATATCCGGTTGATGAAATTGTAAAACTGCCTGCCAGGAATACGGTTCTTCGGATGTCAATCGATTCGTTCTGGTACAATGAAACCGATCAATATGGCGGGCAAACGCTGAATCCTATAACAGACGGCTACTGCATAACACGCAATGATACCATCGCCGACTTAAGAGGCGGCGACAGCGACTACAATATCGTTCATTCGAAATGGCAGCTTGTGTACAGGGTTTCAGATTGTGAACTGTTTTTCAAAAATGTTATGCTGAATACGCCGGATGCCGGTCAGGACCTTATCGATGTAATACCAAAAAGCGTTGAGCCGTTTTTGAGGTCGCTCGCTGACGAAGCCATTGTTGTAACGATGGTGAATTTCAGCATCGATGAAGCGATTAAAAGCGATATGCAGATAAGCAAAGAAGCTGAAAAACTGCTGCAGAAAAAATTAGACGATTTGGAATGTGGAATCGAAGTGGATGCGATGCAGCTTACGCAGTGTCTCTGGCCAAGGCAGGTCAATGATGCGTTTGTCGCGTCCATCAAGGCAAGCAACGAGATGGACAAAATGGTCAGCGAAGCCAAAGGCTATTCTGAAAGCAAAATCAATGAAGCCGGCGGCGAAGATTTGATTAATGCTGTGCTTTCCAAAGATATGACCGATGAGCAGAAAGAAGTAACATGGCTCAAGGCATCTGGCACCACGCAGCAGACAATCGCCGAAGCACGTGCGTATAGAACGAAAGTTGTCGAATCCGCAAAGGCAAACGCCGATTACCTGCAAAAACTTCTGCCTGAATATCAAAAAAGACCAAAGCTTGTGATCCAGAGAATTTATCAGGACGCTATAGAAGAAGTTTTGAGCAACGCACAGGAAAAAATCATTGCGCAACCTGACAGCGCGGCAAAGAATCGTGAATTCAGAGTGCTGATTAATCGTGACCCGACAATTAAGCAAACAAAAGATAAAAAGTAA
- a CDS encoding cation-translocating P-type ATPase encodes MAHNALNLTEYEVDAGKTHRKQVKVSLALMGTLLGGTLLVNSMISPLFYKSMQIRDMLAMVAALLLATPVIIHSLKSVLRNEMHMDELVTLAIIAAFSTGDYVAASVVAFFLLLSELVETRTALGARAAIELLIKLTPTKASIVDAGGSEKEINASLLKCNDVIRVRPGDNIAADGEITKGLSSLNEATITGEALPVDKVPGMQVFAGTTNLTGVLDIKVTRAGKDTTLGKVQDLILQAEHTKIPIMRIIDRYVRWYIPTILMISAIIWFFTRDINRAIGALVVSCPCALILATPTAMVAALSASARLGILIKKVADLELAGRITSIVFDKTGTLTTGQLYVTKLTPAQGVEPAELLNFAAAAEQMSKHPAARALQVVAKEANLKLPAHEDFAETPGKGVKASVQGAKVIVGRDTFLNENGIDTAGVPDPALHEDQGFSTLYVARDNKCIGWIGMQDKTRPEARHSVDQLREAGIKRLIMLTGDREEVARRVAAELGCTEVKAKCLPQDKLAIVEKMKKANHVVAVVGDGVNDAPALASGDLGIAMGAAGSDVAINSASIALMSNDLRRLPFLVKLSRKTRTIINQNLLFGILFIILGVSASAVGWLPLIYAALLHFAGSLVVVFNSARLVRYGEELDPHVVPEQVNV; translated from the coding sequence ATGGCACATAACGCATTAAATCTGACGGAATACGAAGTTGATGCAGGCAAGACGCATCGCAAACAAGTGAAAGTAAGTCTGGCGCTTATGGGAACGCTGCTTGGTGGAACTCTGCTCGTGAACAGTATGATTAGTCCGCTGTTCTACAAGAGTATGCAGATACGTGATATGCTGGCGATGGTTGCGGCTTTGCTGCTTGCCACGCCTGTTATCATTCATTCTCTAAAAAGCGTTCTTCGAAATGAAATGCACATGGATGAGCTGGTAACGCTGGCTATCATCGCGGCGTTTTCGACTGGCGATTATGTCGCTGCAAGCGTTGTCGCGTTCTTCCTGCTGTTGAGCGAACTTGTCGAAACACGAACGGCTCTTGGTGCAAGGGCGGCAATCGAATTGCTGATTAAGCTCACGCCGACAAAGGCTTCCATTGTTGACGCAGGCGGAAGCGAAAAGGAAATCAACGCCAGCCTTCTGAAATGCAATGATGTTATCAGGGTAAGACCCGGCGATAACATTGCCGCTGACGGCGAAATCACAAAAGGCTTAAGCTCACTGAACGAAGCGACAATTACAGGCGAAGCTTTGCCGGTCGATAAAGTGCCTGGTATGCAGGTTTTCGCAGGTACGACAAACTTAACCGGCGTACTCGATATTAAAGTTACAAGAGCAGGCAAAGATACGACGCTCGGCAAAGTTCAGGATTTGATTTTGCAGGCCGAGCACACGAAAATTCCGATTATGCGAATCATCGACAGATATGTCCGCTGGTACATACCGACGATATTGATGATTTCCGCGATAATATGGTTCTTTACACGCGACATAAATCGTGCGATTGGCGCGCTTGTCGTTTCGTGTCCGTGCGCATTGATACTTGCTACACCGACAGCGATGGTTGCGGCTCTTTCGGCATCTGCACGACTTGGTATCCTTATTAAGAAAGTCGCAGACTTGGAACTTGCCGGCAGAATCACATCGATAGTTTTCGATAAAACCGGAACGCTGACTACCGGCCAGCTTTACGTAACAAAACTTACACCCGCGCAGGGTGTTGAGCCTGCGGAGCTTTTGAATTTTGCCGCCGCTGCCGAGCAGATGAGTAAACATCCGGCCGCAAGGGCGCTGCAAGTGGTCGCCAAAGAAGCGAATTTAAAATTACCTGCTCACGAGGATTTCGCTGAAACGCCGGGCAAAGGCGTTAAAGCCAGCGTTCAGGGCGCAAAGGTAATTGTCGGACGCGATACGTTTTTGAATGAAAATGGAATTGACACCGCAGGCGTACCGGACCCGGCACTGCACGAAGATCAGGGCTTCAGCACGTTATACGTCGCCAGAGACAATAAATGTATCGGCTGGATTGGCATGCAGGATAAGACAAGACCGGAAGCTCGTCATTCAGTTGACCAGCTTCGCGAAGCCGGTATTAAACGGCTGATTATGCTCACCGGCGACAGAGAAGAAGTCGCAAGGCGAGTTGCCGCCGAACTGGGCTGCACGGAAGTAAAGGCTAAATGTCTGCCGCAGGACAAGCTTGCGATAGTTGAAAAAATGAAAAAAGCGAATCACGTCGTCGCGGTTGTCGGCGATGGTGTCAACGACGCACCGGCTCTTGCAAGCGGTGACCTCGGTATCGCGATGGGGGCGGCCGGAAGCGATGTTGCGATTAATTCAGCGTCGATAGCGCTCATGAGCAACGACCTTAGGCGACTGCCGTTCCTTGTCAAACTGTCGAGGAAGACACGGACGATTATTAATCAAAATCTGTTGTTCGGAATTCTGTTTATTATTCTTGGTGTGTCGGCTTCGGCTGTCGGCTGGCTGCCGCTGATTTACGCGGCTCTGCTGCACTTCGCCGGTTCGCTGGTTGTAGTATTCAACAGCGCAAGATTAGTGCGATACGGCGAAGAGCTTGACCCGCACGTCGTGCCGGAACAGGTAAATGTATAA
- a CDS encoding ABC transporter ATP-binding protein produces MAETNEHNVIEVISLTKIFADWWGRSRVIAVNDVNLTVKNNQVFGLLGPNGSGKTTMIKMLLGLLHPTKGRTFVLGGDSKDPRINSQIGFLPEESYLYPYLNARETLDFYGRLFGLNSRVRKARIEVLLEMVGLSGMASRPVGTFSKGMARRIGLAQALINDPKLLILDEPTSGLDPIGTRQIKDLIIELARRGKTILLSSHLLADAEEVCDRVAILYGGIVQKEGSIEELLEEKDKTQITTSVLTDRTIEQIRIMVEKEGGEIEIKPPMQKLESYFINIVSQAQKAKKYTSGAVNRLEMSDAQRAAAMSDVLDKLVAAKVESQKLEKVESPVVVEGEKTTDLNVINQLAQGPSVQMPERLESAKNSENVNVQDEIKKNILDELTKRQENDNE; encoded by the coding sequence TTGGCTGAAACAAACGAGCACAATGTAATAGAAGTGATTTCGCTGACGAAAATCTTTGCCGATTGGTGGGGAAGAAGCAGAGTCATCGCGGTCAATGATGTTAATTTAACGGTTAAGAATAACCAGGTATTTGGTCTGCTCGGCCCGAACGGTTCGGGAAAAACGACGATGATTAAAATGCTGCTCGGCCTTTTGCATCCGACAAAGGGCAGGACGTTTGTGCTCGGCGGCGACAGCAAAGACCCGCGTATAAACTCGCAAATCGGATTTCTGCCTGAAGAGTCGTATTTGTACCCGTATTTGAACGCAAGAGAAACGCTGGATTTTTACGGCAGACTTTTCGGTTTGAACAGCAGAGTTCGCAAAGCCAGAATCGAAGTACTTTTGGAGATGGTCGGTCTTTCAGGAATGGCAAGCAGGCCGGTCGGTACATTTTCCAAAGGTATGGCAAGAAGAATCGGTCTTGCGCAGGCTCTTATCAACGACCCGAAATTATTAATTCTCGATGAGCCTACCAGCGGTCTTGACCCCATCGGTACAAGACAAATCAAAGACCTTATCATTGAACTTGCACGCCGCGGCAAAACTATTCTTTTGAGCAGTCATTTGCTCGCCGATGCCGAAGAAGTTTGCGACAGGGTTGCGATACTTTACGGCGGTATTGTTCAGAAGGAAGGCAGTATTGAAGAGCTGCTTGAAGAAAAAGACAAAACGCAGATTACTACAAGCGTGCTGACAGACAGAACGATTGAGCAAATCAGGATAATGGTGGAAAAAGAAGGCGGAGAAATTGAAATCAAACCGCCGATGCAGAAACTTGAATCGTATTTTATTAATATTGTAAGTCAGGCGCAAAAGGCGAAGAAGTACACAAGTGGTGCCGTCAATCGTCTGGAGATGTCCGATGCTCAAAGAGCCGCGGCGATGTCTGATGTTTTGGATAAACTTGTTGCGGCGAAAGTTGAGTCGCAGAAATTAGAGAAAGTTGAATCACCTGTGGTCGTGGAGGGCGAAAAAACTACCGACCTTAATGTTATTAATCAGCTTGCCCAGGGGCCTTCGGTGCAAATGCCGGAACGTCTTGAGTCTGCAAAGAATTCTGAAAATGTTAATGTTCAGGACGAGATTAAGAAAAATATTCTTGATGAGCTGACAAAACGCCAGGAGAACGACAATGAGTAG
- a CDS encoding UvrD-helicase domain-containing protein: MMNIQPRIMDNLTESQKRAVLHKDGPLLVIAGPGSGKTRVITHRIAALVQQGVMPGNICAVTFTNKAAEEMRQRVHAMDVPRGVHVSTFHSLCVRILRKYNEAAKIAPSFSIFDTSDQKKCIKEAVKNAELELKTFPASAMLETISRLKNNLEDVKAFEQRSQGDFFSQCVFKIYKNYQKILERNNAMDFDDLLLKTAFLLKDNAEIRKQLNEHYKYLMVDEYQDTNHAQYQIAKGLSSLHGNICVTGDPDQSIYGWRGADIGNILAFEKDWPAATIIKLEENFRSLPGILEIADKLIVSNKSRKLKKLVPVHQGKADIKAECLEDEQAEASFIAGHIGGLLANGTAPNQIAIFYRVNSMSRAIEESFILNKIPYQIVRGVEFYNRREIKDMLAYLRLIVNPSDDQAFTRIVNTPARGIGPTTVSRLESFAAVNNISIFQAAKDCSHVQALTESARTKLKVFVKMMEDFTKEKESPTAVVMENVFKASGLYESLKAEAAEEDYSKSPPIDNVYELINSAKRFDEQQLGGLIEFMQHIALFSDTDTYDSRSGKVSLMTLHCAKGLEFDNVIIAGLEQGLLPHERSVDSPRELEEERRLFFVGVTRARKNLCVTLCRYRTIHGQIMRTIQSPFLSEAGLYLAEPEQKEYVEQKTGLDYDTSDSQLPEYEIGFKEGQLVSHKKFGTGRIRKIHNLSADSVVEVEFRNGMVKQLMLKYANLTIIGNN; the protein is encoded by the coding sequence ATGATGAACATACAGCCTCGGATTATGGATAATCTTACCGAATCTCAAAAAAGGGCCGTTTTACACAAAGACGGTCCTTTACTCGTTATAGCAGGCCCAGGCAGCGGCAAAACTCGCGTTATAACCCATCGCATCGCGGCATTGGTGCAGCAGGGCGTAATGCCCGGCAACATTTGCGCCGTTACGTTTACAAACAAAGCGGCCGAAGAAATGCGGCAAAGAGTTCATGCGATGGATGTCCCGCGCGGAGTGCACGTCAGCACGTTTCATTCGCTGTGCGTCAGGATTTTACGCAAGTATAACGAAGCCGCCAAAATCGCTCCGTCGTTCAGCATTTTTGATACGTCCGACCAGAAAAAATGTATTAAGGAAGCGGTTAAGAACGCCGAGCTTGAACTAAAAACTTTTCCCGCATCTGCGATGCTGGAAACTATTTCGCGTTTGAAAAATAATCTTGAGGATGTAAAAGCGTTCGAGCAGCGAAGTCAGGGCGATTTCTTTTCGCAGTGTGTTTTTAAGATATATAAAAATTATCAGAAGATTCTCGAAAGAAATAATGCGATGGACTTTGACGATTTGCTTCTTAAGACGGCGTTTCTGCTGAAAGATAACGCAGAGATAAGAAAACAGCTCAACGAGCATTATAAGTATCTGATGGTTGACGAATATCAGGATACCAACCACGCACAGTATCAGATTGCCAAAGGTCTTTCCTCACTACATGGTAATATCTGCGTAACAGGCGACCCCGACCAATCCATCTACGGCTGGCGCGGCGCCGATATTGGTAACATCCTTGCGTTTGAAAAAGACTGGCCGGCTGCGACGATTATAAAGCTGGAGGAAAATTTCCGGTCTCTGCCGGGCATTCTCGAAATTGCTGATAAACTTATCGTATCGAACAAAAGCAGAAAACTGAAAAAACTTGTACCGGTTCATCAGGGCAAGGCTGATATAAAAGCCGAGTGCCTTGAAGACGAACAGGCAGAAGCGTCATTTATCGCCGGCCACATCGGCGGCCTTCTCGCCAATGGCACAGCTCCGAATCAGATTGCCATTTTCTACCGCGTAAACTCGATGAGCAGGGCTATTGAAGAATCGTTCATTCTGAACAAAATCCCGTACCAGATAGTCCGCGGCGTGGAATTTTACAACCGCAGGGAAATCAAGGATATGCTCGCCTATCTTCGGCTGATAGTAAATCCGTCCGATGACCAGGCGTTTACGCGAATCGTCAACACACCCGCAAGAGGTATTGGCCCGACGACTGTGTCGAGACTTGAGTCTTTCGCAGCGGTGAATAATATCAGCATTTTTCAGGCGGCCAAAGATTGTTCGCACGTTCAAGCGTTGACAGAATCGGCCAGAACAAAACTCAAAGTCTTCGTGAAGATGATGGAAGACTTTACGAAAGAAAAAGAATCGCCGACTGCGGTGGTTATGGAAAATGTATTCAAGGCCAGCGGTTTATATGAATCGCTCAAAGCCGAAGCCGCTGAAGAGGATTACAGCAAGTCGCCGCCGATTGACAATGTGTATGAGTTAATTAACTCCGCAAAAAGGTTCGACGAGCAGCAGCTTGGCGGCCTTATAGAGTTTATGCAGCATATCGCGTTGTTCAGCGATACGGATACTTACGACAGCAGGAGCGGCAAAGTATCGTTGATGACGCTGCATTGCGCCAAGGGGCTTGAGTTTGACAATGTTATTATCGCCGGCCTTGAGCAGGGGCTTTTGCCGCACGAACGCAGCGTTGATAGCCCGCGAGAGCTTGAAGAGGAGCGAAGGCTGTTTTTTGTCGGCGTTACGCGAGCAAGAAAGAACTTGTGCGTAACGTTATGCCGATACAGGACTATCCACGGCCAAATTATGAGGACGATTCAGTCGCCGTTCCTTTCGGAGGCGGGGCTTTATCTGGCCGAACCAGAGCAAAAAGAATATGTTGAACAAAAAACCGGCCTGGATTATGATACTTCCGACAGCCAACTGCCGGAATATGAAATCGGGTTCAAGGAAGGGCAGCTTGTTTCGCACAAAAAATTCGGCACAGGCCGAATCCGCAAGATTCATAACCTGTCCGCCGATAGCGTTGTAGAGGTCGAGTTTAGAAATGGAATGGTTAAGCAGTTAATGCTTAAATACGCGAATTTAACGATTATTGGAAATAATTAG
- a CDS encoding glucose-6-phosphate isomerase — MENPQVNFYYKNVTDSVLGKEHGITKKQFSQLAKKTQPCIVELNNQRKAGKVRYRDLPYQTDTVRQVKAIAKQVKGCENFVVLGIGGSALGNIALQTALNPYMYNLDDKQRKGPRLFVMDNVDPVQMKSFFDWIGGRLDNTVFNVISKSGRTAETASQFMTVCNMLEKKLGAKKLKEQVVATTDLKHGTLRKITDEYGFRSLEVPDGVGGRFSVLSAVGLLSAAVCGINIDALLAGAADMDKKVSITKFFENPAAVNAAINWHYYTRGKKISVMMPYSYGLKDLSDWYRQLWAESLGKTNDVKGKKVFVGPTPVKALGATDQHSQVQLYREGPNDKLFTLLSVKEFGSDVTIGKAPKVAPELAVLSGHKMSKLINSEKIGTEYALIFDKRPCLTVEFEKVTPYTIGQFIYLFEATTSIAGLLFNINAYDQPAVELGKDATLALMGSKDYAKLAKKIKPFEKMDSRFVI, encoded by the coding sequence ATGGAAAATCCGCAGGTAAATTTTTACTATAAAAACGTTACGGACAGCGTGCTCGGCAAAGAACACGGCATAACAAAAAAGCAATTCAGTCAGCTCGCCAAAAAGACCCAGCCCTGCATCGTTGAGCTTAACAATCAGCGAAAGGCCGGCAAAGTTCGTTACAGGGATTTGCCGTATCAGACCGATACCGTTAGACAAGTCAAAGCAATCGCCAAACAAGTCAAAGGCTGCGAAAATTTCGTAGTTCTCGGAATCGGCGGCTCGGCACTCGGCAATATAGCTCTGCAAACCGCGTTGAATCCGTATATGTATAATCTTGACGACAAGCAGCGAAAAGGCCCAAGACTTTTCGTGATGGATAATGTTGACCCCGTGCAGATGAAGTCGTTCTTTGATTGGATTGGCGGCAGACTCGACAACACCGTTTTCAATGTTATCAGCAAATCCGGCAGAACAGCCGAGACTGCTTCGCAGTTTATGACCGTTTGCAATATGCTCGAAAAAAAATTGGGCGCGAAAAAATTAAAAGAACAGGTTGTCGCCACAACAGACCTAAAGCACGGCACACTCCGCAAAATTACCGATGAGTACGGCTTCCGGAGTCTGGAAGTTCCGGATGGCGTTGGCGGCAGATTCAGCGTTTTGAGCGCAGTTGGCTTATTGAGTGCTGCTGTTTGCGGCATTAATATTGATGCGCTTTTGGCCGGTGCTGCCGATATGGACAAAAAGGTCAGCATAACAAAATTCTTTGAAAACCCCGCAGCGGTAAATGCCGCGATTAACTGGCATTATTACACAAGAGGCAAAAAAATATCTGTTATGATGCCGTACAGTTACGGCCTGAAAGATTTGTCAGATTGGTACAGACAGTTATGGGCTGAAAGTCTCGGCAAGACAAATGATGTAAAGGGCAAAAAAGTTTTCGTTGGCCCCACCCCTGTAAAAGCTCTCGGCGCCACCGACCAGCACAGTCAGGTTCAGCTTTACCGTGAAGGACCGAACGATAAATTGTTTACATTACTGTCGGTAAAGGAATTCGGCAGCGATGTAACGATTGGCAAGGCTCCGAAAGTCGCGCCGGAATTGGCGGTTCTTTCAGGACACAAGATGAGCAAGCTTATTAATAGTGAAAAAATCGGAACGGAATACGCTTTGATATTTGACAAGCGTCCGTGCCTGACAGTTGAATTTGAAAAGGTTACGCCGTATACTATAGGCCAGTTCATATATCTCTTTGAGGCGACTACATCGATAGCGGGTCTGCTGTTTAATATTAACGCGTATGACCAGCCGGCTGTTGAACTTGGCAAAGACGCGACGCTTGCGCTGATGGGCAGCAAAGATTACGCTAAATTAGCGAAAAAAATTAAACCGTTTGAAAAAATGGATAGTCGTTTTGTGATATAA
- a CDS encoding NTP transferase domain-containing protein, with protein MRFAVIMAGGTGKRLWPLSRESRPKQVLKLIEGDTLLHGCFQRVNSLFDLRNIIVLTNKGYSDIVRENLSEIPYDNVIAEPEVRDTAGAIGLAAAVLSRFDPDATMAVVTADQIIKPTEVFNRALNDAMNFVEKNPKALVTFGIQPSFPNTQLGYIKLGKCQKCTDFNNEIYCVEAFKEKPDAQTAKEYLSTGQYCWNSGLFVWKAKRILELLYEKLPQCKKPLQTIQAAWGGHNQEEILAEAFVKLPKISIDFAVMEKAPDVHAIKLNCQWLDMGSFSALADITKSDPNGNIVVAEQSEVLDCKDSIIVTEDKKHLIATIGLKNMVVVHSPDATFVCPIEEIGKLKDLLNTIKEHGKERYL; from the coding sequence ATGCGATTTGCGGTTATAATGGCAGGTGGCACCGGCAAAAGGCTTTGGCCTTTGAGCAGGGAGAGCAGACCAAAACAGGTTCTCAAACTGATTGAAGGCGACACGCTTTTGCACGGATGTTTTCAGCGTGTGAACAGTCTGTTCGACCTTCGCAATATCATTGTACTCACCAACAAAGGTTATTCTGATATTGTGCGTGAAAACCTTTCGGAGATTCCTTACGATAATGTTATTGCCGAGCCGGAAGTCCGCGACACTGCCGGTGCGATTGGCCTTGCCGCCGCGGTGCTTTCAAGATTCGACCCAGATGCTACTATGGCGGTGGTAACAGCCGACCAGATTATCAAACCGACAGAAGTTTTCAATCGCGCATTGAATGACGCGATGAATTTCGTCGAGAAAAATCCCAAAGCGCTTGTTACGTTCGGCATTCAGCCGTCGTTTCCGAACACGCAGTTGGGTTACATAAAATTAGGCAAATGCCAAAAGTGCACGGATTTTAATAACGAGATTTATTGCGTAGAGGCGTTCAAGGAAAAGCCCGATGCGCAAACTGCCAAAGAGTATCTTTCGACAGGGCAGTACTGCTGGAATTCAGGTCTTTTTGTCTGGAAGGCGAAAAGAATACTCGAATTGCTTTATGAAAAGTTGCCGCAGTGCAAAAAGCCCTTGCAGACGATTCAGGCTGCATGGGGCGGCCACAATCAGGAAGAAATCCTTGCCGAGGCATTTGTAAAGTTGCCGAAAATCAGCATTGATTTTGCCGTTATGGAAAAAGCGCCAGATGTCCACGCGATAAAGCTGAATTGCCAGTGGCTCGATATGGGGTCGTTCTCTGCGCTTGCGGACATTACAAAGTCCGACCCAAATGGAAATATTGTCGTGGCCGAGCAGAGCGAAGTATTGGACTGCAAGGACAGCATCATCGTTACCGAAGATAAAAAGCATCTCATTGCGACGATTGGCCTGAAAAATATGGTCGTTGTTCACAGTCCGGACGCGACATTCGTTTGTCCAATAGAAGAAATTGGAAAGTTGAAGGATTTGCTCAATACCATCAAGGAACACGGCAAAGAGCGGTATTTATAA
- the ruvX gene encoding Holliday junction resolvase RuvX, which translates to MRFLCIDFGDKRTGLAICDGDEILASPLQVIEGQKTLHDEILKIAKENQVEGLVFGLPLNMDGSEGDRAVMTRKFAGAIKSRTTLPIYFQDERLSTYAAGDKLAQTGLTHKQKKNKIDAIAAAEILKNFIEKRKTQE; encoded by the coding sequence ATGCGTTTCTTGTGTATTGATTTTGGCGATAAACGAACAGGATTGGCAATTTGCGACGGCGATGAAATTCTCGCAAGTCCTTTGCAGGTTATTGAGGGGCAAAAAACTCTGCATGATGAAATCCTGAAAATCGCGAAAGAAAATCAGGTTGAGGGATTGGTCTTTGGTTTGCCGTTGAATATGGATGGCAGCGAAGGCGACAGGGCAGTGATGACCAGAAAATTCGCTGGCGCAATCAAATCGCGAACAACTCTGCCGATATACTTTCAGGACGAAAGACTTTCCACTTATGCCGCAGGCGATAAACTTGCCCAAACCGGCCTGACGCACAAACAGAAGAAAAATAAAATCGACGCTATTGCCGCGGCAGAAATCCTAAAAAATTTCATCGAGAAAAGAAAAACTCAAGAATAA